From Rhodamnia argentea isolate NSW1041297 chromosome 10, ASM2092103v1, whole genome shotgun sequence, a single genomic window includes:
- the LOC115745790 gene encoding mitochondrial inner membrane protease subunit 2 isoform X3, which produces MYFAMGTRSLLWDITKKYLTVGLVGLTISDRYASIVSIRGSSMSPAFNPGSDTNDYVLLEKFCLDKYRFSDGDVVVFSSPNNHKEKHIKRIRALPGDWIETPNLDVLKVPEGHFWVEGDNSVSSLDSRSFGPIMSTCF; this is translated from the exons ATG TACTTTGCTATGGGAACACGAAGCCTCTTATGGGATATCACAAAAAAGTATCTTACAGTTGGTTTGGTTGGGCTTACTATTTCAGATCGATATGCAAGTATAGTGTCTATTCGTGGCTCCTCTATGTCTCCTGCATTTAATCCCGGAAGTGACACCA ATGACTATGTGTTGTTGGAGAAATTCTGTCTTGATAAGTACAGATTTTCAGATGGTGATGTTGTAGTCTTCAG CTCGCCTAACAATCACAAGGAGAAACACATAAAGAGGATAAGAGCATTGCCAGGTGACTGGATAGAAACACCTAATTTGGATGTGTTGAAAGTTCCGGAAGGACACTTTTGGGTTGAGGGAGATAATTCAGTTTCTAGTCTGGATTCAAGATCCTTTGGCCCG ATAATGTCAACATGCTTCTGA
- the LOC115745790 gene encoding mitochondrial inner membrane protease subunit 2 isoform X2 produces the protein MYFAMGTRSLLWDITKKYLTVGLVGLTISDRYASIVSIRGSSMSPAFNPGSDTNDYVLLEKFCLDKYRFSDGDVVVFSSPNNHKEKHIKRIRALPGDWIETPNLDVLKVPEGHFWVEGDNSVSSLDSRSFGPYGAVVHKSSPWMLKEKVYYLLS, from the exons ATG TACTTTGCTATGGGAACACGAAGCCTCTTATGGGATATCACAAAAAAGTATCTTACAGTTGGTTTGGTTGGGCTTACTATTTCAGATCGATATGCAAGTATAGTGTCTATTCGTGGCTCCTCTATGTCTCCTGCATTTAATCCCGGAAGTGACACCA ATGACTATGTGTTGTTGGAGAAATTCTGTCTTGATAAGTACAGATTTTCAGATGGTGATGTTGTAGTCTTCAG CTCGCCTAACAATCACAAGGAGAAACACATAAAGAGGATAAGAGCATTGCCAGGTGACTGGATAGAAACACCTAATTTGGATGTGTTGAAAGTTCCGGAAGGACACTTTTGGGTTGAGGGAGATAATTCAGTTTCTAGTCTGGATTCAAGATCCTTTGGCCCG TATGGAGCAGTTGTACACAAGTCTTCACCATGGATgctaaaagaaaaagtttattaTCTTTTAAGCTAA
- the LOC115745790 gene encoding mitochondrial inner membrane protease subunit 2 isoform X1, which produces MGTRSLLWDITKKYLTVGLVGLTISDRYASIVSIRGSSMSPAFNPGSDTNDYVLLEKFCLDKYRFSDGDVVVFSSPNNHKEKHIKRIRALPGDWIETPNLDVLKVPEGHFWVEGDNSVSSLDSRSFGPIPLGLIRGRVTHIVWPPKRMDRVERETNQRLSPIQDRPKFY; this is translated from the exons ATGGGAACACGAAGCCTCTTATGGGATATCACAAAAAAGTATCTTACAGTTGGTTTGGTTGGGCTTACTATTTCAGATCGATATGCAAGTATAGTGTCTATTCGTGGCTCCTCTATGTCTCCTGCATTTAATCCCGGAAGTGACACCA ATGACTATGTGTTGTTGGAGAAATTCTGTCTTGATAAGTACAGATTTTCAGATGGTGATGTTGTAGTCTTCAG CTCGCCTAACAATCACAAGGAGAAACACATAAAGAGGATAAGAGCATTGCCAGGTGACTGGATAGAAACACCTAATTTGGATGTGTTGAAAGTTCCGGAAGGACACTTTTGGGTTGAGGGAGATAATTCAGTTTCTAGTCTGGATTCAAGATCCTTTGGCCCG ATCCCTCTAGGTTTGATTCGTGGAAGAGTGACCCACATTGTGTGGCCACCTAAGAGAATGGATCGCGTTGAAAGAGAAACTAATCAGCGTCTTTCCCCCATACAAGATAGGCCCAAATTCTACTGA
- the LOC115745785 gene encoding putative serine/threonine-protein kinase isoform X1: MSEAMSCGCFGGFNICKRNSSPAQAEGDEIPTNNVRLFSYHSLRSATRNFHPSNRIGGGGFGVVYKGALRDGTQVAIKSLSAESKQGTKEFLTEINMISNIHHPNLVELIGCCVEGKNRMLVYEYLENNSLASVLLGSKSKHVILNWPQRAAICLGTASGLAFLHEEAKPPIVHRDIKASNVLLDGDFHPKIGDFGLAKLFPDNVTHVSTRVAGTEGYLAPEYALLGQLTRKADVFSFGILVLEIVSGRSSSKAAFGEELMILVEWTWKLKEEQRLLDIVDPELAEFPEDEVLRYIKVALFCTQAVSNQRPTMKQVLEMLSKTVNLKEELLTEPGVYRRNYSRQLAGGGASSSSSSQAHKGKQARNPQGALTQTSFHSESLILPR; this comes from the exons ATGAGCGAAGCAATGAGTTGTGGTTGCTTTGGTGGGTTCAATATCTGTAAACGAAATAGCAGCCCGGCTCAGGCCGAGGGAGATG AGATTCCGACCAACAACGTGAGGCTTTTCTCTTATCATTCATTACGATCGGCAACCAGGAACTTCCATCCGTCAAATAGAATTGGAGGAGGTGGTTTTGGAGTTGTCTATAAG GGAGCTCTGAGAGATGGTACTCAAGTTGCGATTAAGTCCCTTTCAGCAGAATCTAAGCAAGGAACGAAGGAATTCCTAACAGAGATCAACATGATATCGAATATTCATCATCCAAACCTCGTTGAACTCATTGGCTGTTGTGTGGAGGGCAAGAATCGAATGTTGGTGTACGAGTACCTGGAGAACAACAGCCTCGCTAGTGTCTTACTCG GTTCAAAAAGCAAGCATGTCATTCTGAATTGGCCTCAGAGGGCTGCAATTTGTCTGGGTACGGCATCAGGCCTTGCCTTTCTTCATGAAGAAGCCAAACCGCCCATCGTCCACAGAGACATTAAAGCCAGCAATGTACTTCTTGACGGAGACTTTCATCCAAAAATCGGAGATTTTGGGCTGGCAAAGCTATTCCCAGACAACGTCACCCATGTGAGCACTCGAGTAGCAGGAACAGA AGGTTATCTGGCTCCAGAATATGCACTCTTAGGCCAGCTGACCAGGAAGGCCGATGTGTTCAGTTTTGGGATACTCGTGCTCGAAATAGTTAGCGGCAGAAGTAGTAGCAAAGCCGCCTTTGGGGAGGAACTCATGATTTTGGTGGAATGG ACATGGAAACTAAAAGAGGAACAGAGACTTCTAGACATTGTCGACCCAGAGCTGGCGGAATTTCCGGAAGATGAGGTGTTGCGCTACATCAAGGTCGCGCTCTTTTGTACTCAAGCAGTTTCGAACCAAAGACCAACAATGAAGCAAGTGTTGGAGATGCTTTCAAAAACTGTCAACCTGAAAGAGGAGTTGCTGACGGAGCCCGGCGTATATAGGAGGAACTATTCTAGGCAGTTAGCCGGCGGTGGCGCctcttcttcatcgtcttctcAGGCCCATAAGGGTAAACAGGCACGCAATCCACAGGGCGCCTTGACTCAAACTAGCTTCCACAGTGAGAGCCTAATACTTCCGAGATGA
- the LOC115745785 gene encoding putative serine/threonine-protein kinase isoform X2, translating to MNGAGCKKIPTNNVRLFSYHSLRSATRNFHPSNRIGGGGFGVVYKGALRDGTQVAIKSLSAESKQGTKEFLTEINMISNIHHPNLVELIGCCVEGKNRMLVYEYLENNSLASVLLGSKSKHVILNWPQRAAICLGTASGLAFLHEEAKPPIVHRDIKASNVLLDGDFHPKIGDFGLAKLFPDNVTHVSTRVAGTEGYLAPEYALLGQLTRKADVFSFGILVLEIVSGRSSSKAAFGEELMILVEWTWKLKEEQRLLDIVDPELAEFPEDEVLRYIKVALFCTQAVSNQRPTMKQVLEMLSKTVNLKEELLTEPGVYRRNYSRQLAGGGASSSSSSQAHKGKQARNPQGALTQTSFHSESLILPR from the exons ATGAACGGGGCTGGCTGCAAAA AGATTCCGACCAACAACGTGAGGCTTTTCTCTTATCATTCATTACGATCGGCAACCAGGAACTTCCATCCGTCAAATAGAATTGGAGGAGGTGGTTTTGGAGTTGTCTATAAG GGAGCTCTGAGAGATGGTACTCAAGTTGCGATTAAGTCCCTTTCAGCAGAATCTAAGCAAGGAACGAAGGAATTCCTAACAGAGATCAACATGATATCGAATATTCATCATCCAAACCTCGTTGAACTCATTGGCTGTTGTGTGGAGGGCAAGAATCGAATGTTGGTGTACGAGTACCTGGAGAACAACAGCCTCGCTAGTGTCTTACTCG GTTCAAAAAGCAAGCATGTCATTCTGAATTGGCCTCAGAGGGCTGCAATTTGTCTGGGTACGGCATCAGGCCTTGCCTTTCTTCATGAAGAAGCCAAACCGCCCATCGTCCACAGAGACATTAAAGCCAGCAATGTACTTCTTGACGGAGACTTTCATCCAAAAATCGGAGATTTTGGGCTGGCAAAGCTATTCCCAGACAACGTCACCCATGTGAGCACTCGAGTAGCAGGAACAGA AGGTTATCTGGCTCCAGAATATGCACTCTTAGGCCAGCTGACCAGGAAGGCCGATGTGTTCAGTTTTGGGATACTCGTGCTCGAAATAGTTAGCGGCAGAAGTAGTAGCAAAGCCGCCTTTGGGGAGGAACTCATGATTTTGGTGGAATGG ACATGGAAACTAAAAGAGGAACAGAGACTTCTAGACATTGTCGACCCAGAGCTGGCGGAATTTCCGGAAGATGAGGTGTTGCGCTACATCAAGGTCGCGCTCTTTTGTACTCAAGCAGTTTCGAACCAAAGACCAACAATGAAGCAAGTGTTGGAGATGCTTTCAAAAACTGTCAACCTGAAAGAGGAGTTGCTGACGGAGCCCGGCGTATATAGGAGGAACTATTCTAGGCAGTTAGCCGGCGGTGGCGCctcttcttcatcgtcttctcAGGCCCATAAGGGTAAACAGGCACGCAATCCACAGGGCGCCTTGACTCAAACTAGCTTCCACAGTGAGAGCCTAATACTTCCGAGATGA
- the LOC115745785 gene encoding putative serine/threonine-protein kinase isoform X3 produces MNANFEIPTNNVRLFSYHSLRSATRNFHPSNRIGGGGFGVVYKGALRDGTQVAIKSLSAESKQGTKEFLTEINMISNIHHPNLVELIGCCVEGKNRMLVYEYLENNSLASVLLGSKSKHVILNWPQRAAICLGTASGLAFLHEEAKPPIVHRDIKASNVLLDGDFHPKIGDFGLAKLFPDNVTHVSTRVAGTEGYLAPEYALLGQLTRKADVFSFGILVLEIVSGRSSSKAAFGEELMILVEWTWKLKEEQRLLDIVDPELAEFPEDEVLRYIKVALFCTQAVSNQRPTMKQVLEMLSKTVNLKEELLTEPGVYRRNYSRQLAGGGASSSSSSQAHKGKQARNPQGALTQTSFHSESLILPR; encoded by the exons ATGAAtgcaaattttg AGATTCCGACCAACAACGTGAGGCTTTTCTCTTATCATTCATTACGATCGGCAACCAGGAACTTCCATCCGTCAAATAGAATTGGAGGAGGTGGTTTTGGAGTTGTCTATAAG GGAGCTCTGAGAGATGGTACTCAAGTTGCGATTAAGTCCCTTTCAGCAGAATCTAAGCAAGGAACGAAGGAATTCCTAACAGAGATCAACATGATATCGAATATTCATCATCCAAACCTCGTTGAACTCATTGGCTGTTGTGTGGAGGGCAAGAATCGAATGTTGGTGTACGAGTACCTGGAGAACAACAGCCTCGCTAGTGTCTTACTCG GTTCAAAAAGCAAGCATGTCATTCTGAATTGGCCTCAGAGGGCTGCAATTTGTCTGGGTACGGCATCAGGCCTTGCCTTTCTTCATGAAGAAGCCAAACCGCCCATCGTCCACAGAGACATTAAAGCCAGCAATGTACTTCTTGACGGAGACTTTCATCCAAAAATCGGAGATTTTGGGCTGGCAAAGCTATTCCCAGACAACGTCACCCATGTGAGCACTCGAGTAGCAGGAACAGA AGGTTATCTGGCTCCAGAATATGCACTCTTAGGCCAGCTGACCAGGAAGGCCGATGTGTTCAGTTTTGGGATACTCGTGCTCGAAATAGTTAGCGGCAGAAGTAGTAGCAAAGCCGCCTTTGGGGAGGAACTCATGATTTTGGTGGAATGG ACATGGAAACTAAAAGAGGAACAGAGACTTCTAGACATTGTCGACCCAGAGCTGGCGGAATTTCCGGAAGATGAGGTGTTGCGCTACATCAAGGTCGCGCTCTTTTGTACTCAAGCAGTTTCGAACCAAAGACCAACAATGAAGCAAGTGTTGGAGATGCTTTCAAAAACTGTCAACCTGAAAGAGGAGTTGCTGACGGAGCCCGGCGTATATAGGAGGAACTATTCTAGGCAGTTAGCCGGCGGTGGCGCctcttcttcatcgtcttctcAGGCCCATAAGGGTAAACAGGCACGCAATCCACAGGGCGCCTTGACTCAAACTAGCTTCCACAGTGAGAGCCTAATACTTCCGAGATGA